In the Acidobacteriota bacterium genome, one interval contains:
- a CDS encoding sulfate ABC transporter permease, translating into MAQPDANDKLPISGHSRSLVKKPKGAEWLLVGIVIIYAALLLGGPLAAIAWGAISSGGSAMVRVLSSREALSALYLTLLMAATATAVNTVFGVCIALVLARDGFKGRRILNGLIDLPFAVSPVIAGFMLILLFGRNGWFTTVIDALNIRVIFALPGMLLATIFVSLPFVVREIVPVLRHLGMEQENAAYTLGANQWRTFWQITLPNLRWGLLYGVSLTFARALGEFGAVLVVGGGVTKLTETSTLFIYRSLDDRNDVGAYAMALVLAAISFGVLSAMEYFKRHSKEA; encoded by the coding sequence ATGGCGCAGCCTGACGCAAATGACAAATTGCCGATTTCTGGTCATTCACGCTCGCTTGTAAAGAAACCAAAAGGAGCAGAATGGTTGCTGGTTGGCATTGTGATTATTTACGCGGCACTACTTTTGGGCGGGCCGCTCGCAGCGATTGCGTGGGGAGCAATTTCTTCAGGGGGAAGCGCGATGGTTCGTGTGCTTAGTTCGCGTGAAGCATTGAGCGCCCTGTATTTGACACTGCTGATGGCCGCGACGGCCACGGCAGTGAATACAGTGTTCGGCGTTTGCATTGCCTTGGTTTTGGCGCGAGACGGTTTTAAGGGGCGACGTATCTTAAATGGCCTGATTGATCTGCCATTCGCGGTTTCGCCGGTCATCGCGGGTTTTATGTTGATCCTGCTGTTCGGGCGCAACGGATGGTTTACCACTGTGATTGATGCCCTGAACATTCGTGTGATCTTTGCGCTGCCGGGCATGCTCTTGGCAACGATATTCGTTTCACTGCCATTTGTTGTACGCGAAATTGTGCCGGTGTTAAGGCATTTGGGGATGGAGCAAGAGAACGCCGCATATACGTTGGGGGCGAATCAATGGCGAACATTCTGGCAAATCACCCTGCCAAATCTTCGCTGGGGGTTGCTTTACGGCGTTTCGCTTACCTTCGCTCGTGCGCTGGGCGAATTCGGCGCTGTGCTGGTGGTAGGGGGCGGCGTGACAAAGTTGACCGAAACTTCGACGCTGTTCATTTACCGTTCACTTGATGATCGCAACGATGTCGGCGCCTACGCAATGGCTCTGGTTTTGGCGGCAATCTCGTTCGGCGTTCTTTCGGCAATGGAGTATTTCAAAAGACACTCGAAGGAAGCTTGA
- the cysT gene encoding sulfate ABC transporter permease subunit CysT: MNVAPTQFSQQRQVTVGAAHRPWGKWGLRVVATLYLGMMIVVPLSALVENGFRDGVKVVWRDITNPIAFSAFRLTLLTAVMMAVVNAVMGTLTAYVLVRYQFLGNKLFNSLIDLPFAIPTLVTGVMLVVLYGPQQMLGAWLGAHGIQIIFAQPGIVLALLFVTYPFVIRSVQPVLMEIDRSQEEAAWTLGAPPWRTFREIILPAIRPAVLTGTLLSFARALGEFGSIVIVAGNIPRSTLTAPVYIFGQIESQNQRGATVMSLVLLVVSFVLMMFVDWIQERSGETYGAA, encoded by the coding sequence ATGAATGTAGCGCCCACTCAATTTTCACAACAACGGCAGGTAACCGTTGGGGCTGCTCACCGACCTTGGGGCAAGTGGGGCCTGCGTGTCGTGGCGACGCTTTATCTGGGGATGATGATCGTAGTGCCGCTTTCGGCGCTGGTGGAAAATGGTTTTCGTGATGGTGTGAAGGTTGTTTGGCGCGATATCACCAATCCAATCGCCTTTTCGGCCTTTCGCCTCACGTTGCTGACAGCGGTGATGATGGCGGTTGTAAACGCGGTGATGGGCACGCTGACGGCTTACGTTTTAGTGCGGTATCAGTTCCTTGGCAACAAATTGTTTAACAGTTTGATTGATTTGCCTTTTGCCATTCCGACTTTGGTGACGGGCGTGATGCTGGTGGTGTTGTATGGCCCGCAGCAAATGTTGGGGGCCTGGCTTGGGGCGCATGGCATTCAGATTATTTTCGCGCAACCGGGCATTGTGCTGGCTTTGCTGTTTGTAACGTACCCTTTCGTGATCCGCTCAGTCCAGCCGGTGCTGATGGAAATTGATCGGTCCCAGGAAGAGGCCGCATGGACGCTGGGCGCTCCACCGTGGCGCACATTTCGAGAGATTATTTTGCCAGCCATTCGGCCAGCGGTGCTGACCGGCACGCTGCTCAGTTTTGCCCGTGCGCTGGGCGAATTTGGATCCATTGTGATTGTTGCAGGCAATATTCCGCGCAGCACTCTAACGGCTCCGGTGTACATCTTCGGGCAAATCGAATCGCAAAATCAGCGCGGAGCGACTGTGATGTCGCTGGTTTTGCTGGTGGTTTCTTTTGTCTTGATGATGTTTGTGGACTGGATACAGGAACGGTCGGGGGAAACTTATGGCGCAGCCTGA